From Stenotrophomonas nitritireducens, the proteins below share one genomic window:
- a CDS encoding carboxyl transferase domain-containing protein yields the protein MTILTSQLQPGSDSFEANRAAMQLQVDDLRNTLDATARGGSDAARAKHTARGKLLVRDRIDALLDPGSAFLEVAPLAAHGMYADPVPGAGMVAGIGRVSGVECLIVANDATVKGGTYYPVTVKKHLRAQEIAQQNRLPCIYLVDSGGAFLPLQDEVFPDRDHFGRIFYNQANLSAQGIPQIACVMGSCTAGGAYVPAMSDETVIVKEQGTIFLGGPPLVKAATGEVVSAEELGGADVHTRISGVADHMADNDLQALARVRAIIANLNWRKPDAGVALQASEAPLFDAQELYGVIPSDTRKPYDVREVIARIVDGSHFDEFKPRYGNTLVTGFAHVHGHPVGIIANNGILFSESALKGAHFIELCCQRNIPLLFLQNITGFMVGRKYEHGGIAKDGAKLVMAVANARVPKYTVVIGGSFGAGNYGMCGRAYSPHFLWMWPNARIGVMGGEQAASVLATVKRDGIEAKGGAWSAEEEDAFKQPIRDQFEQQGHPYYASARLWDDGVIDPADTRRILGLALAASLNAPVQDTRFGVFRM from the coding sequence ATGACCATACTCACTTCCCAGCTGCAACCCGGCAGTGACAGCTTCGAAGCCAACCGCGCCGCGATGCAGCTGCAGGTAGATGATCTGCGCAACACCCTGGATGCCACCGCCCGCGGCGGCAGCGATGCTGCCCGAGCCAAGCACACCGCGCGTGGCAAGCTGCTGGTGCGCGACCGCATCGATGCCCTGCTCGATCCCGGCAGTGCCTTCCTGGAAGTCGCGCCACTGGCCGCGCACGGCATGTACGCCGATCCGGTACCCGGCGCCGGCATGGTTGCCGGTATTGGTCGGGTATCCGGCGTTGAATGCCTGATCGTCGCCAACGATGCCACCGTCAAAGGCGGCACCTACTATCCGGTCACGGTGAAAAAGCATCTGCGCGCGCAGGAAATCGCCCAGCAGAACCGCCTGCCCTGCATCTATCTGGTCGACTCCGGCGGCGCCTTCCTGCCGCTGCAGGATGAAGTCTTCCCCGACCGCGATCATTTCGGCCGCATCTTCTACAACCAGGCCAATCTGTCGGCGCAGGGCATCCCGCAGATTGCCTGCGTGATGGGCAGCTGCACGGCCGGCGGCGCCTATGTACCGGCGATGAGCGATGAAACCGTCATCGTCAAGGAACAGGGCACCATCTTCCTCGGCGGCCCACCGCTGGTGAAAGCAGCGACCGGTGAAGTGGTCAGCGCCGAAGAACTGGGCGGTGCCGATGTGCATACGCGCATCTCCGGCGTGGCTGACCACATGGCCGACAACGACCTGCAGGCACTGGCGCGAGTGCGCGCCATCATCGCCAATTTGAACTGGCGCAAGCCGGATGCAGGCGTTGCGCTGCAGGCCAGCGAGGCGCCGTTGTTCGATGCGCAGGAACTGTACGGGGTGATCCCCAGCGACACGCGCAAGCCCTACGACGTGCGCGAGGTGATTGCGCGCATCGTCGATGGTTCGCACTTCGATGAGTTCAAGCCGCGCTACGGCAATACCCTGGTCACCGGCTTTGCGCATGTGCACGGTCACCCGGTCGGCATCATCGCCAACAACGGCATCCTGTTCTCCGAGTCGGCGCTCAAGGGCGCGCACTTCATCGAGCTGTGCTGCCAGCGCAACATCCCGCTGCTGTTCCTGCAGAACATCACCGGCTTCATGGTCGGCCGCAAGTACGAGCACGGCGGCATTGCCAAGGACGGTGCAAAGCTCGTCATGGCGGTGGCCAATGCGCGGGTGCCCAAGTACACGGTGGTGATCGGCGGTTCGTTCGGTGCCGGCAACTACGGCATGTGCGGGCGGGCCTATTCGCCGCACTTCCTGTGGATGTGGCCGAATGCGCGCATCGGGGTGATGGGCGGTGAGCAGGCGGCCAGTGTGCTGGCAACGGTCAAGCGCGATGGGATCGAGGCCAAGGGTGGTGCGTGGTCGGCCGAGGAAGAGGATGCCTTCAAGCAGCCTATCCGTGATCAGTTCGAGCAGCAGGGGCATCCGTATTATGCGAGTGCGCGCTTGTGGGATGACGGGGTGATTGATCCGGCGGATACGCGCCGCATTCTTGGCTTGGCGCTGGCGGCAAGTCTCAATGCGCCGGTGCAGGACACGCGGTTTGGCGTGTTCCGGATGTAG
- a CDS encoding isovaleryl-CoA dehydrogenase, with protein sequence MHVPTLSFDLGEEIDMLRESVAQFAAAHIAPLAAEADASNHFPNQLWRLLGEQGLLGMTVEEEYGGSGMGYLAHVVAMEEISRASGGIGLSYGAHSNLCLNQLRKNASEAQKHKYLPKLCSGEHVGALAMSEPGAGSDVVSMKLRADLRGDHYVLNGNKMWITNGPDADVLIVYAKTDPDAGSRGITAFIIEKGMKGFSTAQKLDKLGMRSSNTCELVFQDCEVPAENVLGSVGGGVKVLMSGLDFERVVLSGGPLGLMSAALDVVLPYVHERKQFGEAIGTFQLIQAKLADMYVGLNACRAYVYAVAKACDQGRTTRQDAAGAILYSAEKATWAAGEAIQILGGNGYINEYPAGRLWRDAKLYEIGAGTSEIRRMLIGRELFQKTA encoded by the coding sequence ATGCACGTCCCCACCCTGTCCTTTGATCTGGGCGAAGAAATCGACATGCTGCGCGAGAGCGTGGCGCAGTTTGCCGCCGCGCACATCGCCCCGCTCGCTGCCGAAGCCGACGCCAGCAACCACTTCCCCAACCAGCTCTGGCGCCTGCTCGGCGAACAAGGCCTGCTGGGCATGACCGTGGAAGAAGAATACGGCGGCAGCGGCATGGGTTACCTGGCGCACGTGGTGGCGATGGAGGAAATCTCGCGCGCCTCCGGTGGCATTGGCCTGTCCTATGGCGCGCACTCCAACCTCTGCCTCAACCAGCTGCGCAAGAATGCCAGCGAAGCGCAGAAGCACAAATACCTGCCCAAGCTGTGCAGCGGCGAACACGTCGGCGCGCTGGCGATGAGCGAACCGGGCGCCGGCTCGGATGTGGTGTCGATGAAGCTGCGCGCCGATCTGCGCGGCGATCACTATGTGCTCAACGGCAACAAGATGTGGATCACCAATGGTCCCGATGCCGATGTGCTGATCGTCTACGCCAAGACCGACCCGGACGCCGGTTCGCGCGGTATCACCGCCTTCATCATCGAAAAGGGCATGAAAGGTTTCTCCACCGCGCAGAAGCTGGACAAGCTCGGCATGCGTTCGTCCAACACCTGCGAGCTGGTCTTCCAGGATTGCGAAGTGCCGGCCGAGAACGTGCTGGGCAGCGTTGGCGGCGGGGTCAAGGTGCTGATGTCCGGGCTGGATTTCGAGCGCGTGGTGCTGTCCGGCGGCCCGCTGGGCTTGATGTCGGCAGCGCTGGATGTGGTGCTGCCCTATGTGCATGAGCGCAAGCAGTTCGGCGAAGCGATCGGCACTTTCCAGCTGATCCAGGCCAAGCTGGCCGATATGTATGTGGGCCTCAATGCCTGCCGCGCCTATGTATATGCGGTGGCCAAGGCCTGCGACCAGGGCCGCACCACGCGCCAGGACGCCGCCGGTGCCATCCTGTATTCGGCCGAGAAGGCGACCTGGGCGGCGGGCGAAGCCATCCAGATCCTTGGCGGCAATGGCTATATCAACGAGTACCCGGCCGGCCGTTTGTGGCGCGATGCCAAGCTGTATGAGATTGGCGCAGGCACTTCGGAAATCCGCCGCATGCTGATCGGGCGGGAGTTGTTCCAGAAGACCGCGTAA
- a CDS encoding TetR/AcrR family transcriptional regulator, producing MAYKRSELMEKRLAGNRERILVAARRLVAAGGYRNAPITAVAAEAGVSTGLIYRHFPSKAELFVEVLTFAVEHELEILAAIADEPSPAPQRLQRAVASFVRRAMAGPGLAYAFIAEPVDPEVEAERIRCRRLFGDVFKRILEDGVRAGELPAQDLDISAACIVGAFTEALVGPTAPSRDGLRDGEHLVTAISALCLRAAGATLPH from the coding sequence ATGGCTTACAAGCGCTCGGAATTGATGGAAAAACGGCTGGCGGGCAACCGCGAGCGGATCCTGGTCGCGGCCCGCCGGTTGGTGGCGGCCGGTGGATACAGGAATGCGCCGATCACCGCGGTGGCGGCCGAGGCGGGGGTGTCTACCGGTCTGATCTATCGGCATTTCCCATCCAAGGCGGAACTGTTCGTCGAGGTGCTCACCTTCGCCGTGGAGCACGAGTTGGAGATCCTGGCCGCCATCGCCGACGAGCCCTCGCCGGCACCGCAGCGACTGCAGCGGGCGGTGGCCTCGTTCGTGCGCCGCGCCATGGCCGGCCCCGGGCTGGCCTATGCCTTCATCGCCGAGCCGGTGGACCCGGAAGTGGAAGCCGAGCGTATCCGTTGCCGGCGTCTGTTCGGCGATGTGTTCAAGCGCATTCTCGAAGACGGCGTGCGCGCAGGTGAACTGCCGGCGCAGGATCTGGACATCAGCGCCGCCTGCATCGTCGGTGCCTTCACCGAAGCACTGGTCGGCCCCACTGCGCCCAGCCGTGATGGCCTGCGCGATGGCGAACACCTGGTCACTGCGATCAGCGCACTGTGCCTGCGCGCTGCAGGTGCCACGCTGCCGCACTGA
- a CDS encoding c-type cytochrome, producing the protein MRNYDLEFLKRFSIVIATLAIITIGLIIFASYLQHAIPKEVSPTATKRIEQRIAPIGAVYAGATGASAQAAASAAAAAAAAASGAYGGTLDGKTIFDNLCTACHTSGVGNAPTLDHSHWDKRLAQGKDTLYKHAIEGYTGPDGGIMPPKGGNAGLSEEQIHAAVDWMTSNLK; encoded by the coding sequence GTGCGGAATTACGACCTTGAATTTCTGAAGCGCTTTTCCATCGTGATCGCCACCCTGGCCATCATCACGATTGGCTTGATCATCTTCGCGTCTTACCTGCAGCACGCCATTCCAAAGGAAGTCTCGCCGACCGCGACCAAACGCATCGAGCAGCGCATCGCGCCGATCGGTGCGGTATACGCCGGCGCCACCGGTGCCTCCGCGCAGGCCGCCGCCTCCGCAGCGGCCGCCGCTGCAGCCGCAGCCAGCGGTGCCTACGGCGGCACGCTGGACGGCAAAACCATCTTCGACAACCTGTGCACCGCCTGCCATACCAGCGGCGTCGGCAACGCACCCACGCTGGACCACAGCCACTGGGACAAGCGCCTGGCGCAGGGCAAGGACACCCTCTACAAGCACGCCATCGAGGGCTATACCGGCCCGGATGGCGGCATCATGCCGCCCAAGGGCGGCAACGCCGGCCTCAGCGAGGAGCAGATCCACGCCGCCGTGGATTGGATGACCTCCAATCTGAAATAG
- a CDS encoding ExeM/NucH family extracellular endonuclease, translating to MRCTRTLLALALAAACSGAALAAPSKPVVLPIGSVQGATERSPYAGKNVTIEGAVTADMRDGLGGIFVQDAGDGDSSTSDAVFVRVPKEQALQVGQWLRITGTVEEQAAGKSEQSLTTLQAQNIQPGTARPLPAALVLSAAPANWEALEGMQVRIPGGLTLAGQDQLSRYGELTAAFGGRLWQPSEVAAAGSPEQAAVIADNNRRRLRLDDASGKREPGAVSYLPAQALLRSGAQLRDVQGIVDQRFDGGYRLQLTAPLQVDAQRPQQAPSVPGGLRIAAFNLENYFNGDGKGGGYPTLRGAKTAEQQAAQQAKLITTIGSLNADVAALMELENDGYGPGSAIDQLVRALNAAQGKDGDWRFVDAGQGPGDNPIRVGIIYRASKVSPLGKPAVLEREPFGERSRVPLAQAFRMGRKGTPFVMVANHFKSKGCSEASGADADQNDGQGCWNATRVESAKLLHSWLQGDPTGSGSRDAVLLGDFNAYAMEDPIRTLNADGWQDAFKVAGVQQPYSYVYNGLTGRLDHALLSPGMAARLKGAAEWHINADEADEMGYQGRNVPGPWRSSDHDPLLLGFEP from the coding sequence ATGCGTTGTACCCGTACCCTGCTTGCCCTGGCCTTGGCTGCCGCCTGTTCCGGCGCGGCGCTGGCTGCCCCTTCCAAGCCCGTCGTGCTGCCGATCGGCAGCGTGCAGGGCGCCACCGAGCGCAGCCCCTACGCGGGCAAGAACGTCACCATCGAGGGCGCAGTGACCGCCGACATGCGCGATGGTCTGGGTGGTATCTTCGTGCAGGACGCCGGTGACGGCGATAGCAGCACCTCCGACGCCGTATTCGTGCGCGTGCCCAAGGAACAGGCGCTGCAGGTAGGGCAATGGCTGCGCATCACCGGTACCGTCGAAGAGCAGGCCGCCGGCAAGAGCGAGCAGAGCCTGACCACGCTGCAGGCGCAGAACATCCAGCCGGGCACCGCGCGGCCGCTGCCGGCAGCGCTGGTGTTGAGCGCGGCGCCGGCCAACTGGGAGGCGCTGGAAGGGATGCAGGTGCGCATTCCTGGCGGGCTGACCCTGGCCGGGCAGGACCAGCTGTCGCGTTACGGCGAGCTGACCGCGGCCTTCGGTGGCCGCCTGTGGCAGCCCAGCGAAGTGGCCGCCGCCGGCAGCCCCGAGCAGGCGGCGGTGATCGCCGACAACAACCGCCGCCGGCTGCGTTTGGACGATGCCAGCGGCAAGCGCGAGCCGGGCGCGGTGTCCTATCTGCCGGCGCAGGCGCTGCTGCGCAGCGGCGCCCAGCTGCGTGACGTGCAGGGCATCGTCGACCAGCGTTTTGATGGTGGCTACCGGCTGCAGCTGACCGCGCCGCTGCAGGTGGATGCCCAGCGTCCGCAGCAGGCGCCGAGCGTACCGGGCGGCCTGCGCATTGCCGCCTTCAATCTGGAGAATTATTTCAATGGCGACGGCAAGGGCGGCGGCTACCCGACCCTGCGCGGCGCCAAGACCGCCGAGCAGCAGGCCGCACAGCAGGCCAAGCTGATCACCACCATCGGCAGCCTCAATGCCGACGTCGCCGCGCTGATGGAACTGGAGAACGACGGCTACGGCCCGGGTTCGGCGATCGATCAGCTGGTGCGTGCGCTCAATGCCGCCCAGGGCAAGGACGGCGACTGGCGCTTTGTCGACGCTGGCCAAGGCCCCGGCGACAATCCGATCCGGGTCGGCATCATCTACCGCGCTTCAAAAGTGAGCCCGCTCGGCAAGCCGGCGGTGCTGGAACGCGAGCCGTTCGGTGAGCGCAGCCGCGTACCGCTGGCGCAGGCCTTCCGCATGGGCCGCAAGGGCACGCCGTTCGTGATGGTGGCCAACCACTTCAAGTCCAAGGGCTGCTCGGAAGCAAGCGGCGCCGACGCCGATCAGAACGATGGCCAGGGCTGCTGGAACGCGACCCGGGTGGAATCGGCCAAGCTGCTGCACAGCTGGTTGCAGGGCGACCCCACCGGCAGCGGCAGCCGCGACGCGGTACTGCTGGGCGACTTCAACGCTTATGCGATGGAAGACCCGATCCGCACCTTGAATGCCGACGGTTGGCAGGATGCGTTCAAGGTGGCCGGCGTGCAGCAGCCTTACAGCTATGTCTACAACGGCCTGACCGGCCGCCTGGATCACGCCTTGTTGAGCCCGGGCATGGCCGCGCGGCTGAAGGGCGCGGCCGAGTGGCATATCAATGCCGACGAGGCCGACGAGATGGGTTACCAGGGCCGCAACGTGCCGGGACCGTGGCGCAGCTCGGATCATGATCCGCTGTTGCTGGGGTTTGAGCCTTGA
- a CDS encoding EamA family transporter has translation MHFLVLSVICSVLVSVLLKLAPRRGIDIAQAVTWNYLAASVLSLLLLKPSLQSLQSGHTPWLALLGLAVALPGIFLVLARAVREAGIVRSDVAQRLSLLLSLAAAFLLFGEQANGWKLAGLGLGLLAIVGVSARDGDTKQHSRTSWGWLLGVWAGFALIDILLKQVAAAGTPSTAALLVSFGIAFVLMLGWQLQRHFIGKSRMTLANLGYGLLLGLLNFGNILFYVRAHQALPDSPATIFASMNIGVVCLGALVGVLVFGEKTSAWNRFGLALAVVAIALIARGTL, from the coding sequence ATGCATTTCCTTGTCCTGAGTGTGATCTGCAGCGTTCTGGTATCGGTGCTGCTGAAACTGGCACCGCGCCGCGGCATCGACATCGCCCAGGCGGTGACCTGGAACTACCTTGCCGCCAGCGTGCTGTCGTTGCTGTTGCTCAAGCCTTCGCTGCAGTCGCTGCAGAGCGGGCATACCCCGTGGCTGGCACTGCTAGGGCTGGCTGTGGCGCTGCCAGGCATCTTCCTGGTGCTGGCACGGGCGGTGCGCGAGGCCGGCATCGTACGCAGCGACGTGGCCCAGCGGCTGTCCCTGCTGCTGTCGCTGGCTGCCGCCTTCCTGCTGTTCGGCGAACAGGCCAATGGCTGGAAGCTGGCCGGCCTCGGGCTGGGCCTGCTGGCCATTGTTGGTGTGAGCGCGCGTGATGGCGATACCAAGCAGCATTCGCGTACCAGCTGGGGCTGGTTGCTGGGTGTGTGGGCAGGCTTTGCCTTGATCGACATCCTGCTGAAGCAGGTGGCTGCAGCCGGAACGCCTTCCACTGCCGCGCTGCTGGTGAGCTTCGGCATCGCCTTCGTGCTGATGCTGGGCTGGCAGTTGCAGCGGCATTTCATCGGCAAAAGCCGGATGACGCTGGCCAATCTCGGCTATGGCCTGCTGCTTGGCCTGCTCAACTTCGGCAACATCCTGTTCTACGTGCGCGCGCACCAGGCGCTGCCGGATAGCCCGGCAACGATCTTTGCCAGCATGAACATCGGCGTGGTGTGTCTGGGTGCACTGGTCGGCGTGCTGGTGTTCGGTGAGAAGACCAGCGCATGGAACCGGTTTGGTCTGGCGTTGGCGGTGGTGGCGATTGCCCTGATTGCGCGCGGGACGCTCTGA
- a CDS encoding alpha/beta hydrolase: MQTLPFPHESATLMLDGPAGPLEVGVDLPEGEAAARPIIAVICHPLSIEGGSMHNKVVTMVSRALRDLGITTVRFNFRSVGASAGTYDNGEGEADDLRAVVNWVRSERPDAALWLAGFSFGAYVSLRAAAQLQPQALISIAPPVGRRTWDFSEVQPPANWLVVQGDADEVVDAHSVYQWLESLPNPPQLVRMPDTSHFFHRKLIDLRGAIQHEVRRWLPDGSN; this comes from the coding sequence ATGCAAACTCTCCCATTCCCCCACGAATCGGCGACGCTGATGTTGGACGGCCCGGCCGGTCCTCTGGAAGTCGGTGTCGACCTGCCCGAGGGCGAGGCCGCTGCCCGTCCCATCATCGCGGTCATCTGTCACCCGCTGTCCATCGAGGGCGGCAGCATGCACAACAAGGTGGTCACCATGGTTTCGCGCGCGCTGCGCGACTTGGGTATCACCACCGTGCGTTTCAACTTCCGCAGCGTCGGTGCCTCGGCCGGTACCTACGACAACGGTGAAGGCGAAGCCGACGATCTGCGCGCCGTGGTCAACTGGGTGCGCAGTGAGCGCCCGGACGCCGCGCTATGGCTGGCCGGCTTCAGCTTCGGCGCCTATGTGTCGTTGCGCGCCGCCGCACAGCTGCAGCCGCAGGCGCTGATCTCGATCGCGCCGCCGGTCGGCCGCCGCACCTGGGATTTCTCGGAAGTGCAGCCGCCGGCCAACTGGTTGGTGGTGCAGGGCGATGCCGACGAAGTGGTGGATGCGCACAGCGTGTACCAATGGCTGGAGTCGCTGCCCAATCCGCCGCAGCTGGTGCGCATGCCCGATACCTCGCATTTCTTCCACCGCAAGTTGATCGATCTGCGTGGCGCGATCCAGCATGAAGTGCGGCGTTGGCTGCCCGACGGCAGCAACTGA
- the zapE gene encoding cell division protein ZapE has product MDAMIPSQRYAAGVARGDWRDDVAQHAALAELDRIHLAIVDSAQDGWLDRLSAFWKKPEPVKGLYFWGGVGRGKTFLVDLFYDGLPIEQKYRTHFHRFMRGIHEQLHLHQGQSDPLAKIAQQWRDKLRVLVLDEFFVTDIGDAMLLGRLLERLFAEGVTLVTTSNTAVENLYLNGLQRDSFLPAIALLQKHCVELYAEGTEDYRMRALTRSPVYRAPLDAESDAWLAGRWKELSGAEEARGGNIQIEGRKIPVRGRGKSIAWFDFAALCEGPRGPSDYIEIAREFTTVLLGGIPHFDRMNEDAARRFVNLIDELYDRQVNLVCTAQDAPPLLYSGTRLAGAFERTASRLIEMQSAEYLGTAHRH; this is encoded by the coding sequence ATGGATGCAATGATCCCCTCACAACGCTACGCCGCCGGCGTGGCCCGTGGCGATTGGCGCGATGATGTTGCCCAGCATGCGGCCCTGGCCGAGCTGGACCGCATCCACCTGGCAATCGTCGACAGCGCGCAGGACGGCTGGCTGGACCGGCTGTCAGCCTTCTGGAAAAAGCCCGAGCCGGTAAAGGGGCTGTACTTCTGGGGCGGCGTAGGCCGCGGCAAGACCTTCCTGGTCGACCTGTTCTATGACGGCCTGCCGATCGAGCAGAAGTACCGCACCCATTTCCATCGCTTCATGCGCGGCATCCACGAGCAGCTGCACCTGCACCAGGGGCAGAGCGACCCGTTGGCCAAGATTGCCCAGCAGTGGCGCGACAAGTTGCGCGTGCTGGTGCTGGATGAGTTTTTCGTCACCGACATTGGTGATGCGATGTTGTTGGGGAGGCTGCTGGAGCGCCTGTTCGCCGAGGGCGTGACCCTGGTGACGACGTCCAATACCGCAGTGGAAAACCTCTATCTCAATGGCCTGCAGCGCGACAGTTTCCTGCCGGCCATCGCGCTGCTGCAGAAGCATTGCGTCGAGTTGTATGCCGAAGGCACCGAGGACTACCGCATGCGCGCGCTGACCCGCTCGCCGGTATACCGCGCCCCGCTGGATGCGGAGAGTGATGCCTGGTTGGCCGGGCGCTGGAAGGAGCTGAGCGGTGCCGAGGAGGCACGTGGTGGCAACATCCAGATCGAAGGCCGCAAGATCCCGGTGCGTGGCCGCGGCAAGAGCATCGCCTGGTTCGATTTCGCCGCGCTGTGCGAAGGCCCGCGTGGTCCTTCGGACTACATCGAGATCGCACGTGAGTTCACCACGGTATTGCTGGGTGGCATCCCCCATTTCGATCGCATGAACGAAGACGCGGCGCGTCGTTTCGTCAACCTGATCGATGAGCTGTACGACCGCCAGGTCAACCTGGTCTGCACCGCGCAGGACGCACCGCCCCTGCTGTACAGCGGCACCCGCCTGGCCGGCGCCTTCGAGCGTACCGCCAGCCGCCTGATCGAGATGCAGAGCGCCGAGTACCTGGGCACCGCCCACCGCCACTGA
- a CDS encoding vWA domain-containing protein — MRHRLQLVDAQGRPVPDAEVAVSARNGARMWARTDAGGQVWVHPNAFDNRDSDSYQVQVRRAGRTVSAALQRGQKNALQVVVADAALPARAKLDLVFMVDATGSMADEIDKLRDSLQGIVRDIAKLPSNPDICLGLVTYRDRGDEYFVRGWDLSNNVSAFQKVLDGVQANGGGDYPEAMNEAFDHAVQAMNWRGASTTRLLVSLADAPPHMDYPQPRYEQTMLAALGKGIKVLSVAASGQDTTGEIAQRQIAQYTGGRFIFLTYKDANDPSSGPGSETVHEVDNYSVDTLDKLVVRLVREELAQLPKG, encoded by the coding sequence GTGCGCCACCGCTTGCAGTTGGTGGATGCGCAGGGCCGGCCGGTTCCGGATGCGGAGGTGGCGGTAAGTGCACGCAATGGTGCGCGGATGTGGGCGCGTACCGACGCCGGTGGCCAGGTGTGGGTGCACCCCAACGCCTTTGATAACCGTGATTCGGACAGCTATCAGGTACAGGTACGCCGCGCCGGCAGGACCGTGAGCGCAGCCCTGCAGCGCGGGCAGAAGAATGCCTTGCAGGTGGTGGTGGCCGATGCAGCGCTGCCGGCGCGGGCAAAACTCGATCTGGTGTTCATGGTGGATGCCACCGGTTCGATGGCCGATGAGATCGACAAACTGCGTGACTCCCTGCAGGGGATCGTGCGCGATATTGCCAAGCTGCCGTCCAATCCGGATATCTGCCTGGGCCTGGTGACCTACCGCGACCGTGGCGACGAGTACTTCGTGCGCGGTTGGGACCTGAGCAACAACGTGTCTGCCTTCCAGAAGGTGCTCGATGGCGTGCAGGCCAATGGCGGTGGCGACTATCCGGAAGCGATGAACGAGGCTTTTGATCATGCGGTGCAGGCGATGAACTGGCGCGGCGCCTCGACCACGCGCCTGCTGGTGTCGCTGGCGGACGCGCCACCGCACATGGACTACCCGCAGCCGCGCTATGAGCAGACCATGCTGGCGGCGCTGGGCAAGGGCATCAAGGTGTTGAGTGTGGCTGCATCGGGCCAGGACACCACCGGCGAGATCGCGCAGCGGCAGATTGCCCAGTACACCGGCGGTCGTTTCATCTTCCTCACCTACAAGGATGCCAATGATCCTTCCAGCGGCCCAGGCAGTGAGACCGTGCATGAGGTGGATAACTATTCGGTCGATACCCTGGACAAGCTGGTGGTGCGGCTGGTGCGCGAGGAACTGGCGCAGCTGCCGAAGGGGTGA
- a CDS encoding DUF2884 family protein produces MRAIGLTALLLLLPAAGHAANMKSPRLSAAQCGVETDYDVLVDGGGIWLRRDTASLREIVFHDGQLSVDGHMQEVSPDDAQRLRALEVGVRQLMPAVTGIATESVGISFDTLDAVYEGLTGHANSRKVRKLRREAEHFVEQTIGRGRWERDLFNEGFEARVQDAAETLSGSIARSVLWAVFTGREDKLDAHADQLGEELDQRLEARALALEQHAQSLCTQVQGLDRLQSALEFRFNGQPLQMMWVSDDNAPMAAREDATDRSIPLPAR; encoded by the coding sequence ATGCGCGCGATTGGACTCACCGCCTTGCTGTTGCTGCTACCTGCTGCCGGACACGCCGCCAACATGAAGTCCCCGCGGTTGTCGGCCGCCCAATGCGGCGTCGAAACCGACTACGACGTGCTGGTCGATGGCGGCGGTATCTGGTTGCGCCGCGACACTGCCAGCTTGCGCGAAATCGTTTTCCACGATGGTCAGTTGAGCGTGGATGGCCACATGCAGGAAGTGTCACCCGATGATGCCCAGCGATTGCGCGCATTGGAAGTCGGGGTACGCCAGTTGATGCCGGCGGTCACCGGCATCGCCACCGAATCGGTGGGCATCAGCTTCGATACGCTGGATGCGGTGTATGAGGGTCTGACAGGCCACGCTAACTCCCGCAAGGTCCGCAAGCTGCGCAGGGAGGCCGAACATTTTGTCGAGCAGACCATTGGCCGCGGCCGCTGGGAGCGGGATCTTTTCAACGAGGGCTTCGAAGCGCGGGTCCAGGATGCTGCCGAGACCCTGAGCGGCTCCATCGCCCGCAGCGTTCTGTGGGCGGTATTTACCGGTCGCGAGGACAAGCTGGACGCGCATGCAGACCAGCTCGGCGAGGAGCTGGACCAGCGCCTGGAAGCCCGCGCGCTTGCACTGGAACAACATGCACAATCCCTTTGCACACAGGTCCAAGGACTTGATCGCCTGCAGTCGGCACTGGAGTTCCGCTTCAACGGCCAGCCACTGCAGATGATGTGGGTTAGCGACGATAACGCCCCGATGGCGGCACGCGAAGATGCCACTGACCGCAGCATCCCGCTGCCTGCACGCTAA